A genomic region of Antennarius striatus isolate MH-2024 chromosome 2, ASM4005453v1, whole genome shotgun sequence contains the following coding sequences:
- the etv7 gene encoding transcription factor ETV7 isoform X1, whose amino-acid sequence MENIHPSLSTKEKCRSNIPTSITQENQTHVPLSERHSPPRQAPLVRPSSLEDLWHLPGRLRINPSLWDKEDVTHWLRWAQREYSLRCPEKRRFEMNGRALCLLTKEDFRRRCPSSGDVLYEILQCVKQQRRSFVCNAPNISPPLPGSHNQIHERSPHSDQELQLPTGSDHKVSLTVTTAVPAVETSVINQPVPSAPLTNQPLMFPTSLAPLSHSAASTVKPPKRCPPQTQEPLNLSSREKPSSPLCKANGRIPECRLLWDYVYQLLCDDRYQEYIRWEDRDSLVFKVVDPNGLARLWGNHKNRDNMTYEKMSRALRHYYKLNIIKKEPGQKLHFRFLKLPQDVRKQVADPTESPEHTPWDRNSPDIIPSQEFGVKQFEISPDHSSPDVPP is encoded by the exons ATGGAGAACATTCACCCGTCACTTTCGACCAAG GAAAAATGCAGATCAAACATTCCTACGTCCATAACGCAGGAGAACCAGACCCACGTTCCTCTCAGTGAGCGTCACTCCCCCCCACGTCAGGCTCCTTTGGTCAGACCCTCCTCTCTGGAGGACTTATGGCATCTACCTGGACGATTGC GAATAAACCCGTCTCTGTGGGATAAGGAAGACGTCACCCACTGGCTCCGATGGGCCCAGAGGGAGTACTCACTGCGCTGCCCAGAAAAGAGACGCTTCGAGATGAACGGCCGAGCCCTTTGCCTGCTCACAAAGGAAGACTTCAGACGTCGCTGCCCCAGCTCCG GAGATGTTCTCTATGAAATCCTGCAGTGTGTAAAACAGCAAAGAAGAAGTTTTGTTTGCAATGCCCCAAATATATCTCCCCCCCTGCCAGGTTCCCACAACCAGATACACGAGAGATCCCCTCACAGCGATCAAGAGCTCCAGCTTCCTACAGGCAGTGATCACAAAG TTTCCCTTACAGTCACAACTGCAGTGCCAGCAGTTGAAACTTCTGTGATAAATCAGCCGGTACCCTCAGCACCTCTCACAAATCAGCCCTTGATGTTTCCTACAAGCCTTGCTCCACTGTCACACTCCG CAGCTTCCACCGTAAAGCCTCCCAAACGGTGTCCTCCACAAACACAGGAGCCACTCAACCTATCCAGCCGTGAGAAGCCAAGCAGCCCACTGTGTAAAGCAAACGGCAGAATCCCAG AGTGCAGACTGCTTTGGGACTATGTGTATCAGCTGTTGTGTGATGACCGTTATCAAGAATACATCCGATGGGAAGACCGGGACAGCCTGGTGTTCAAGGTGGTCGACCCCAATGGACTGGCACGTCTCTGGGGAAACCACAAG AACCGAGACAACATGACCTATGAGAAAATGTCCCGTGCGTTGCGGCACTACTACAAGCTGAATATCATTAAAAAGGAGCCGGGACAGAAACTCCACTTCAG GTTTCTGAAACTCCCTCAAGATGTCAGGAAACAGGTTGCTGACCCCACTGAATCCCCAGAACATACTCCTTGGGACAGGAACTCTCCAGATATTATTCCTTCACAAGAATTTGGTGTGAAGCAGTTTGAAATTTCCCCTGATCACAGCTCTCCAGATGTTCCGCCATAG
- the etv7 gene encoding transcription factor ETV7 isoform X2: MENIHPSLSTKEKCRSNIPTSITQENQTHVPLSERHSPPRQAPLVRPSSLEDLWHLPGRLRINPSLWDKEDVTHWLRWAQREYSLRCPEKRRFEMNGRALCLLTKEDFRRRCPSSGDVLYEILQCVKQQRRSFVCNAPNISPPLPGSHNQIHERSPHSDQELQLPTGSDHKVSLTVTTAVPAVETSVINQPVPSAPLTNQPLMFPTSLAPLSHSASTVKPPKRCPPQTQEPLNLSSREKPSSPLCKANGRIPECRLLWDYVYQLLCDDRYQEYIRWEDRDSLVFKVVDPNGLARLWGNHKNRDNMTYEKMSRALRHYYKLNIIKKEPGQKLHFRFLKLPQDVRKQVADPTESPEHTPWDRNSPDIIPSQEFGVKQFEISPDHSSPDVPP, encoded by the exons ATGGAGAACATTCACCCGTCACTTTCGACCAAG GAAAAATGCAGATCAAACATTCCTACGTCCATAACGCAGGAGAACCAGACCCACGTTCCTCTCAGTGAGCGTCACTCCCCCCCACGTCAGGCTCCTTTGGTCAGACCCTCCTCTCTGGAGGACTTATGGCATCTACCTGGACGATTGC GAATAAACCCGTCTCTGTGGGATAAGGAAGACGTCACCCACTGGCTCCGATGGGCCCAGAGGGAGTACTCACTGCGCTGCCCAGAAAAGAGACGCTTCGAGATGAACGGCCGAGCCCTTTGCCTGCTCACAAAGGAAGACTTCAGACGTCGCTGCCCCAGCTCCG GAGATGTTCTCTATGAAATCCTGCAGTGTGTAAAACAGCAAAGAAGAAGTTTTGTTTGCAATGCCCCAAATATATCTCCCCCCCTGCCAGGTTCCCACAACCAGATACACGAGAGATCCCCTCACAGCGATCAAGAGCTCCAGCTTCCTACAGGCAGTGATCACAAAG TTTCCCTTACAGTCACAACTGCAGTGCCAGCAGTTGAAACTTCTGTGATAAATCAGCCGGTACCCTCAGCACCTCTCACAAATCAGCCCTTGATGTTTCCTACAAGCCTTGCTCCACTGTCACACTCCG CTTCCACCGTAAAGCCTCCCAAACGGTGTCCTCCACAAACACAGGAGCCACTCAACCTATCCAGCCGTGAGAAGCCAAGCAGCCCACTGTGTAAAGCAAACGGCAGAATCCCAG AGTGCAGACTGCTTTGGGACTATGTGTATCAGCTGTTGTGTGATGACCGTTATCAAGAATACATCCGATGGGAAGACCGGGACAGCCTGGTGTTCAAGGTGGTCGACCCCAATGGACTGGCACGTCTCTGGGGAAACCACAAG AACCGAGACAACATGACCTATGAGAAAATGTCCCGTGCGTTGCGGCACTACTACAAGCTGAATATCATTAAAAAGGAGCCGGGACAGAAACTCCACTTCAG GTTTCTGAAACTCCCTCAAGATGTCAGGAAACAGGTTGCTGACCCCACTGAATCCCCAGAACATACTCCTTGGGACAGGAACTCTCCAGATATTATTCCTTCACAAGAATTTGGTGTGAAGCAGTTTGAAATTTCCCCTGATCACAGCTCTCCAGATGTTCCGCCATAG
- the etv7 gene encoding transcription factor ETV7 isoform X4, whose amino-acid sequence MRGINPSLWDKEDVTHWLRWAQREYSLRCPEKRRFEMNGRALCLLTKEDFRRRCPSSGDVLYEILQCVKQQRRSFVCNAPNISPPLPGSHNQIHERSPHSDQELQLPTGSDHKVSLTVTTAVPAVETSVINQPVPSAPLTNQPLMFPTSLAPLSHSAASTVKPPKRCPPQTQEPLNLSSREKPSSPLCKANGRIPECRLLWDYVYQLLCDDRYQEYIRWEDRDSLVFKVVDPNGLARLWGNHKNRDNMTYEKMSRALRHYYKLNIIKKEPGQKLHFRFLKLPQDVRKQVADPTESPEHTPWDRNSPDIIPSQEFGVKQFEISPDHSSPDVPP is encoded by the exons atgagag GAATAAACCCGTCTCTGTGGGATAAGGAAGACGTCACCCACTGGCTCCGATGGGCCCAGAGGGAGTACTCACTGCGCTGCCCAGAAAAGAGACGCTTCGAGATGAACGGCCGAGCCCTTTGCCTGCTCACAAAGGAAGACTTCAGACGTCGCTGCCCCAGCTCCG GAGATGTTCTCTATGAAATCCTGCAGTGTGTAAAACAGCAAAGAAGAAGTTTTGTTTGCAATGCCCCAAATATATCTCCCCCCCTGCCAGGTTCCCACAACCAGATACACGAGAGATCCCCTCACAGCGATCAAGAGCTCCAGCTTCCTACAGGCAGTGATCACAAAG TTTCCCTTACAGTCACAACTGCAGTGCCAGCAGTTGAAACTTCTGTGATAAATCAGCCGGTACCCTCAGCACCTCTCACAAATCAGCCCTTGATGTTTCCTACAAGCCTTGCTCCACTGTCACACTCCG CAGCTTCCACCGTAAAGCCTCCCAAACGGTGTCCTCCACAAACACAGGAGCCACTCAACCTATCCAGCCGTGAGAAGCCAAGCAGCCCACTGTGTAAAGCAAACGGCAGAATCCCAG AGTGCAGACTGCTTTGGGACTATGTGTATCAGCTGTTGTGTGATGACCGTTATCAAGAATACATCCGATGGGAAGACCGGGACAGCCTGGTGTTCAAGGTGGTCGACCCCAATGGACTGGCACGTCTCTGGGGAAACCACAAG AACCGAGACAACATGACCTATGAGAAAATGTCCCGTGCGTTGCGGCACTACTACAAGCTGAATATCATTAAAAAGGAGCCGGGACAGAAACTCCACTTCAG GTTTCTGAAACTCCCTCAAGATGTCAGGAAACAGGTTGCTGACCCCACTGAATCCCCAGAACATACTCCTTGGGACAGGAACTCTCCAGATATTATTCCTTCACAAGAATTTGGTGTGAAGCAGTTTGAAATTTCCCCTGATCACAGCTCTCCAGATGTTCCGCCATAG
- the etv7 gene encoding transcription factor ETV7 isoform X3 — protein sequence MENIHPSLSTKENQTHVPLSERHSPPRQAPLVRPSSLEDLWHLPGRLRINPSLWDKEDVTHWLRWAQREYSLRCPEKRRFEMNGRALCLLTKEDFRRRCPSSGDVLYEILQCVKQQRRSFVCNAPNISPPLPGSHNQIHERSPHSDQELQLPTGSDHKVSLTVTTAVPAVETSVINQPVPSAPLTNQPLMFPTSLAPLSHSAASTVKPPKRCPPQTQEPLNLSSREKPSSPLCKANGRIPECRLLWDYVYQLLCDDRYQEYIRWEDRDSLVFKVVDPNGLARLWGNHKNRDNMTYEKMSRALRHYYKLNIIKKEPGQKLHFRFLKLPQDVRKQVADPTESPEHTPWDRNSPDIIPSQEFGVKQFEISPDHSSPDVPP from the exons ATGGAGAACATTCACCCGTCACTTTCGACCAAG GAGAACCAGACCCACGTTCCTCTCAGTGAGCGTCACTCCCCCCCACGTCAGGCTCCTTTGGTCAGACCCTCCTCTCTGGAGGACTTATGGCATCTACCTGGACGATTGC GAATAAACCCGTCTCTGTGGGATAAGGAAGACGTCACCCACTGGCTCCGATGGGCCCAGAGGGAGTACTCACTGCGCTGCCCAGAAAAGAGACGCTTCGAGATGAACGGCCGAGCCCTTTGCCTGCTCACAAAGGAAGACTTCAGACGTCGCTGCCCCAGCTCCG GAGATGTTCTCTATGAAATCCTGCAGTGTGTAAAACAGCAAAGAAGAAGTTTTGTTTGCAATGCCCCAAATATATCTCCCCCCCTGCCAGGTTCCCACAACCAGATACACGAGAGATCCCCTCACAGCGATCAAGAGCTCCAGCTTCCTACAGGCAGTGATCACAAAG TTTCCCTTACAGTCACAACTGCAGTGCCAGCAGTTGAAACTTCTGTGATAAATCAGCCGGTACCCTCAGCACCTCTCACAAATCAGCCCTTGATGTTTCCTACAAGCCTTGCTCCACTGTCACACTCCG CAGCTTCCACCGTAAAGCCTCCCAAACGGTGTCCTCCACAAACACAGGAGCCACTCAACCTATCCAGCCGTGAGAAGCCAAGCAGCCCACTGTGTAAAGCAAACGGCAGAATCCCAG AGTGCAGACTGCTTTGGGACTATGTGTATCAGCTGTTGTGTGATGACCGTTATCAAGAATACATCCGATGGGAAGACCGGGACAGCCTGGTGTTCAAGGTGGTCGACCCCAATGGACTGGCACGTCTCTGGGGAAACCACAAG AACCGAGACAACATGACCTATGAGAAAATGTCCCGTGCGTTGCGGCACTACTACAAGCTGAATATCATTAAAAAGGAGCCGGGACAGAAACTCCACTTCAG GTTTCTGAAACTCCCTCAAGATGTCAGGAAACAGGTTGCTGACCCCACTGAATCCCCAGAACATACTCCTTGGGACAGGAACTCTCCAGATATTATTCCTTCACAAGAATTTGGTGTGAAGCAGTTTGAAATTTCCCCTGATCACAGCTCTCCAGATGTTCCGCCATAG